GATTGAGAAGAATTTGGGATGTTTAAGACAGGGTCATTCAGTTGGTAATTTGGTAACGGAGGTGGTAAAACTGTCAAGGGACAAGAAGTTGGTAGTGAAGCAAAAGCAGTGGGTAAGGAAGAATTTTCAGAATCAGAGTTTAAAGGACTTTCGTTTTCAGGTGACTTTCGAGATCTTAAGCAGCTTCGAATTTGAGACCAAGAGCATTTCATCGATTGAGCAGCTTCTTTTTGGCATCGTGGAAAGGATGCATTAACTTTTGGAGAAGATACTGAATGGTGATGGCTTCGACAGTGTTTGCAGTGACCGACTTCCTTGTCAAATTCATGTGGCGTTGGTGATTTCAGTGAAAACAAAGCAGCAAGATTCAGTAATGCAGTACTAATAAACACATGTGGCACTAATCTTGACAAATGACCATCATCAGCAGTCGTTTCTTGTGGTTGTTCAGAAGGAATGTTATCTTCAAGCAATATTCTATCCTGTGACTCACCACTCTTCTTTTGCTGGTTGTTATTCATAACAGCACTAGCCTGAGTCATTTCCAACAGTTTATGCAGAGTCCAAATTTCAGATTCATTTTCTTGATTCAAAGATACCTGGGGGGATGTAGCTGCACTAATACAATTGCTCTGGTCACTGGCACTGATTAACTGACAAACATTTTCTGCCTTGCATTTAGGTGATATCTGTTTCAGAAAGATATCATAGGAAATCAAAGATTTCCAAACTAAAGAATCTTCAATGCCATACAGACTCTCCATGTTAAGTGTTGGATCAAATATTACCTCATCTATCTCATATGGATTAGTAGAGCAATATTCAGGCAGCAACGGGTGATGATTAGGAAGCAAAGAGGAAGTTGCAGGATGGCTAATCAAAGCAGTCAACCTAGTTGTCAATGACATTGTTAACAGGGAAGATGCCAGAAGAGTCAACACACCAGCAACATAAGCCACAGAACTTGCAGCAAAGAtctacaaaaaagaaacagaaaggtaACATCATAgattgatttattattaaaagatttgATTTAAATCATTCAAATCTGAAATACTTTCCttcctaattatattttattaacatcagttttcttcaaagaaattacttgaataattaaaataactaaatattctttcaaataaaTATCTGCTATAAAATAACTATACATTTAGTattctaaatattattaggaTAATATGCTCTCATAAATAAGCTAAAAATATGATGGCATTTTAAAAGTTCTATTGCTATCAACAGAGTTAGCAAATAGTAGACTACTTTCACATGAACTTTTTTATCAGACAAACTATAACTACCCGCAGTTGAATTGCTACAAATATGTGACAATCAACACGCACAATAATATCAATGAAAGACTCAGACTAAGTGATAAAAGTATTATCATACAGCAAGTAGGATAATGGTCAGTGATGCAACAATCTGCGCAAGAACTGCTAGTTCCAGTTTGTATGACTGAGCAAAATATATGCTCCACTTTTACTTCACAGAAGAATACTTGACGGTAGGATGGATATTATTTAGATACAAAATACAAGTACTCCAGAAGTAATATTACCTCACAAGCAGGTATAAAAAAATGGCactaaagcaataaatatataaaatatagtatcaTATAAATTTCAAGGAACAAAGAAATCTTTTAACAATAGCATCTGAGTCAGCTTTAGAAAACAAATGGATATCTGTTTTTATATGATTAGTATAACTGTTGTTTGGATTTACAATACAACTTCATGAGCATCATGTCattcttcactcactcacttgtTTCATGCACATAGCCtaacactgtataacacattttCACCCAACCTACATAACaaaagagtggaggcgcaatgagctcagtggttagggcagcggactcgcagtcataggatcgcagtttcgattcccagaccgggcgttgtgagtgtttattgagcgaaaacagctaaaactccacgaggctccgccaggggatggtggcgaaccctgctgtactctttcaccacaactttctctcactattacttcctgtttctggttgtgcctgtaattcaaagggtcagccttgtcacattgtgtcatgctgaatatcccagagaactacgttaagggtacacgtgtctgtggagtgctcagccacttgcataatttcatgagcaggctgttccgttgatcagatcaactggaaccctcgttgttgtaagcgacggagtgccaacaacacataaCAAGAGAGTACATAATTGCCTTACAGGATTTgattagatcagtggttctcaaccattttttaccaatGAAACccattgattcctattttacttggatggaccctcctagacattcgatgtttaaaaaatcgtatatttttagaatcaaatattattagaaattgtattttaaaaaattgttaaagtattttatgttttgtagaagtataaccaatttattgcagatagattttaacaacaaaatcttatatggactccaaTTGAAACCCACTGGACCAGATGGTAACTCACCTCCAAAAGTTCTTGACCAGTGCGTTTACACAAGTCACTGTAACAAGCTCCTTGTGCCAGGGTCCAGATGTCAGTATAAGACAACCAGCCACGCCTTAAGCCCTCATGAAAGGCAatcctgaaaaataaaacagttaataatttctttttaatgaacaAAGAATATTAGAGAGAAAAGGATTTATAACCTGCAGAATTAACCTGTTAAACTGTTATCTATTGACTTCAAGATTAAGTCTTCCAGggatatatttctaattaatggACTACCTATCTGTTACAATTAATTTTCAACATGATAAATTTTTTGAAAGgtcttaataaaatatatataaattaatatattggtGAATGttatattcacaaataaaaattTCATACTACCATGTGATCAAGATCtcaatttaaatacaaacattttagtATAGGTGAACTGAAGTGGATCGGAATGAAAGAGCTAAAAGTCAGCCCCAACAGTTGGACACTATTTTGAACAGGACAAAGTAGTTGGAAGCTGAATTCAGGACCCTAAAcctcacagaagagatgacaaaggaccagaaTTTCTAGTGGCATGTGGTTCTCAGGGAGGAAGAAAGCCCATCCATCATAACAAAACAGACTTCTggaagcactgtgtgtgtgtgtgtgtgtgtgtacaaaatggGCCCCTTGTCCAGTCTCCTCAGCATATCACCCCACCACGATTTCTCCTTCCTTCTTGATAACCACTTTTCCTTTCTCATTGCAACCTTGAACCATTTCACTTGTTAATATTATTCTCCACACTCACACATTACATTGATCATCCCGCCCCTCCATTCTCCACACCACTGGGCCACTAAATCATCTCTCCTCATACAGGCTACCCAACCACATGTCATCTCTCTGGTCCTCCTCACTGTCAATTGCATTATCAATTTCATCCTCCTGCTGATAACCTGTTTGCTTCTTACACATCCATCCCCACCTTCCTAAACTCATCCATTGTTACCTATATCCACCCATCAAACCTACCGGATTTTTATAGGTGTTACCTAACTCTTTCCCATTTCCTTACCTCTTGCACCCCTCATACACATTCACCCACTCACACTTCTGGTTTCTCTGGCCTTACTCATTTCTATTCACCTTATACTCTAAGATGCTGCTTGaatacctcatcaccactatttatcTCTTTGCAGCTACTACTGAATTATTCACATTGTCTCCTCTAAATATCAGTTACAATGTAGTTCTACAACATGAACCTGCTCTACTTCACTGCCTTTGTATCTGTACCAATTCTATTGTCACAAGACTAGGAAGCTACTAAGAATTCTCATTCAACAAACTCCCTAAGGCATTATAaccatatataataaaaactCCCTAGTCTAACAGATGGAGACCACAGTTTTTGAAATCCTAAACATTAACATGTTTCACATTCAAGACAAGATGACATACAAATGTCAGTTAAATGTTCTGCTTTGAATCACAAGGGAGACAACAAAGGGGAAATTTagcaaaaatgaaaagacaaaaaatacataCTTTTTCTCAACTGAATTCAATAGTAAATTGAACTCTTTTTGCTTTACCATTAGTCTCCAATCCTATAATACAACaagaattacaaaatattaataggTAATTTCGATTGTACCAACTTTAAAAATATGTGACTTTCAGCAATTCCAACAACGATCTACTGtgattcacttttatttcattttcaacagCATTCAAGGGAATGATAGGATACTACAAAAAGCAGCcaattctccttcaaatcataccttactatctttaaaaaaggaAGTCTTGGATACAGTGAGTAAAAACCAACACAGTCACAGCTGGAATTCTTTAAATTATAGGTCTGGTCAAAGTCAAACATCAATAAGCTATTATCTTTAAAATGAGGAATCAGTTTTACATCTTAAATTTTTGCAGAGCAAATTTTGCAATAAAGGTAATATAACACCACTAACTTAGTGAACGTGCACTCAAACTGATAAACTGACTTATCAAACACATTAAGCTGTAGCCAGGATCCGAAACTGAATCACTAGATAACTGGCCAGACATCACAACTGAGTCACAATTGTTTCGTGTGATTGGTCTATTACGTAGCCAATCAGTGTCAAGCTATGGTATGATTCAATCTTCTAGAATCCCAGTCTTAACACCTAAACTCTTTGCAAAATGTCGTtgagcaacatcatcatcatcatcatcatcatcgtttaacgtccgctttccatgctagcatgggttggacgatttgactgaggactggtgaaaccggatggcaacaccaggctccagtctgatttggcagagtctctacagctggatgcccttcctaacgccaaccactcagagagtgtagtgggtgcttttacgtgtcacccgcacgaaaacggccaggCTCgaaggtgtcttttatgtgccacccgcacaagccagtccaggggcactggcaacgatctcgctcgaaaatcctacaggagccagtcaggcagtactggcaacggccacgctcaaaatggtgcatctcatgtgccaccNNNNNNNNNNNNNNNNNNNNNNNNNNNNNNNNNNNNNNNNNNNNNNNNNNNNNNNNNNNNNNNNNNNNNNNNNNNNNNNNNNNNNNNNNNNNNNNNNNNNNNNNNNNNNNNNNNNNNNNNNNNNNNNNNNNNNNNNNNNNNNNNNNNNNNNNNNNNNNNNNNNNNNNNNNNNNNNNNNNNNNNNNNNNNNNNNNNNNNNNNNNNNNNNNNNNNNNNNNNNNNNNNNNNNNNNNNNNNNNNNNNNNNNNNNNNNNNNNNNNNNNNNNNNNNNNNNNNNNNNNNNNNNNNNNNNNNNNNNNNNNNNNNNNNNNNNNNNNNNNNNNNNNNNNNNNNNNNNNNNNNNNNNNNNNNNNNNNNNNNNNNNNNNNNNNNNNNNNNNNNNNNNNNNNNNNNNNNNNNNNNNNNNNNNNNNNNNNNNNNNNNNNNNNNNNNNNNNNNNNNNNNNNNNNNNNNNNNNNNNNNNNNNNNNNNNNNNNNNNNNNNNNNNNNNNNNNNNNNNNNNNNNNNNNNNNNNNNNNNNNNNNNNNNNNNNNNNNNNNNNNNNNNNNNNNNNNNNNNNNNNNNNNNNNNNNNNNNNNNNNNNNNNNNNNNNNNNNNNNNNNNNNNNNNNNNNNNNNNNNNNNNNNNNNNNNNNNNNNNNNNNNNNNNNNNNNNNNNNNNNNNNNNNNNNNNNNNNNNNNNNNNNNNNNNNNNNNNNNNNNNNNNNNNNNNNNNNNNNNNNNNNNNNNNNNNNNNNNNNNNNNNNNNNNNNNNNNNNNNNNNNNNNNNNNNNNNNNNNNNNNNNNNNNNNNNNNNNNNNNNNNNNNNNNNNNNNNNNNNNNNNNNNNNNNNNNNNNNNNNNNNNNNNNNNNNNNNNNNNNNNNNNNNNNNNNNNNNNNNNNNNNNNNNNNNNNNNNNNNNNNNNNNNNNNNNNNNNNNNNNNNNNNNNNNNNNNNNNNNNNNNNNNNNNNNNNNNNNNNNNNNNNNNNNNNNNNNNNNNNNNNNNNNNNNNNNNNNNNNNNNNNNNNNNNNNNNNNNNNNNNNNNNNNNNNNNNNNNNNNNNNNNNNNNNNNNNNNNNNNNNNNNNNNNNNNNNNNNNNNNNNNNNNNNNNNNNNNNNNNNNNNNNNNNNNNNNNNNNNNNNNNNNNNNNNNNNNNNNNNNNNNNNNNNNNNNNNNNNNNNNNNNNNNNNNNNNNNNNNNNNNNNNNNNNNNNNNNNNNNNNNNNNNNNNNNNNNNNNNNNNNNNNNNNNNNNNNNNNNNNNNNNNNNNNNNNNNNNNNNNNNNNNNNNNNNNNNNNNNNNNNNNNNNNNNNNNNNNNNNNNNNNNNNNNNNNNNNNNNNNNNNNNNNNNNNNNNNNNNNNNNNNNNNNNNNNNNNNNNNNNNNNNNNNNNNNNNNNNNNNNNNNNNNNNNNNNNNNNNNNNNNNNNNNNNNNNNNNNNNNNNNNNNNNNNNNNNNNNNNNNNNNNNNNNNNNNNNNNNNNNNNNNNNNNNNNNNNNNNNNNNNNNNNNNNNNNNNNNNNNNNNNNNNNNNNNNNNNNNNNNNNNNNNNNNNNNNNNNNNNNNNNNNNNNNNNNNNNNNNNNNNNNNNNNNNNNNNNNNNNNNNNNNNNNNNNNNNNNNNNNNNNNNNNNNNNNNNNNNNNNNNNNNNNNNNNNNNNNNNNNNNNNNNNNNNNNNNNNNNNNNNNNNNNNNNNNNNNNNNNNNNNNNNNNNNNNNNNNNNNNNNNNNNNNNNNNNNNNNNNNNNNNNNNNNNNNNNNNNNNNNNNNNNNNNNNNNNNNNNNNNNNNNNNNNNNNNNNNNNNNNNNNNNNNNNNNNNNNNNNNNNNNNNNNNNNNNNNNNNNNNNNNNNNNNNNNNNNNNNNNNNNNNNNNNNNNNNNNNNNNNNNNNNNNNNNNNNNNNNNNNNNNNNNNNNNNNNNNNNNNNNNNNNNNNNNNNNNNNNNNNNNNNNNNNNNNNNNNNNNNNNNNNNNNNNNNNNNNNNNNNNNNNNNNNNNNNNNNNNNNNNNNNNNNNNNNNNNNNNNNNNNNNNNNNNNNNNNNNNNNNNNNNNNNNNNNNNNNNNNNNNNNNNNNNNNNNNNNNNNNNNNNNNNNNNNNNNNNNNNNNNNNNNNNNNNNNNNNNNNNNNNNNNNNNNNNNNNNNNNNNNNNNNNNNNNNNNNNNNNNNNNNNNNNNNNNNNNNNNNNNNNNNNNNNNNNNNNNNNNNNNNNNNNNNNNNNNNNNNNNNNNNNNNNNNNNNNNNNNNNNNNNNNNNNNNNNNNNNNNNNNNNNNNNNNNNNNNNNNNNNNNNNNNNNNNNNNNNNNNNNNNNNNNNNNNNNNNNNNNNNNNNNNNNNNNNNNNNNNNNNNNNNNNNNNNNNNNNNNNNNNNNNNNNNNNNNNNNNNNNNNNNNNNNNNNNNNNNNNNNNNNNNNNNNNNNNNNNNNNNNNNNNNNNNNNNNNNNNNNNNNNNNNNNNNNNNNNNNNNNNNNNNNNNNNNNNNNNNNNNNNNNNNNNNNNNNNNNNNNNNNNNNNNNNNNNNNNNNNNNNNNNNNNNNNNNNNNNNNNNNNNNNNNNNNNNNNNNNNNNNNNNNNNNNNNNNNNNNNN
The genomic region above belongs to Octopus bimaculoides isolate UCB-OBI-ISO-001 chromosome 2, ASM119413v2, whole genome shotgun sequence and contains:
- the LOC106868821 gene encoding uncharacterized protein LOC106868821 isoform X2; amino-acid sequence: MFLASSMTKRAPMPPCSVMLGMLYVKRLKERNPEYLMQISSAELFLISMMMASKYLYDEGLNEEVFNEEWAVIGMMETAEMNQLEQHFLAAIDWRLMVKQKEFNLLLNSVEKKIAFHEGLRRGWLSYTDIWTLAQGACYSDLCKRTGQELLEIFAASSVAYVAGVLTLLASSLLTMSLTTRLTALISHPATSSLLPNHHPLLPEYCSTNPYEIDEVIFDPTLNMESLYGIEDSLVWKSLISYDIFLKQISPKCKAENVCQLISASDQSNCISAATSPQVSLNQENESEIWTLHKLLEMTQASAVMNNNQQKKSGESQDRILLEDNIPSEQPQETTADDGHLSRLVPHVFISTALLNLAALFSLKSPTPHEFDKEVGHCKHCRSHHHSVSSPKVNASFPRCQKEAAQSMKCSWSQIRSCLRSRKSPENESPLNSDSENSSLPTAFASLPTSCPLTVLPPPLPNYQLNDPVLNIPNSSQSFARLTRYESFSNCSDTDGGTHNRNHVYEKQKENSLAFKVPNFSRSSIRSCSNLVSSSHLRPPGITNLIIHSC
- the LOC106868821 gene encoding uncharacterized protein LOC106868821 isoform X1; protein product: MFSASPPEESTMRRSPHNYLDCERSAEHIELTEQLCKTLYYGNGASTDYPSLPLTEIAVKFFQDAAPRSLGKVDMFLASSMTKRAPMPPCSVMLGMLYVKRLKERNPEYLMQISSAELFLISMMMASKYLYDEGLNEEVFNEEWAVIGMMETAEMNQLEQHFLAAIDWRLMVKQKEFNLLLNSVEKKIAFHEGLRRGWLSYTDIWTLAQGACYSDLCKRTGQELLEIFAASSVAYVAGVLTLLASSLLTMSLTTRLTALISHPATSSLLPNHHPLLPEYCSTNPYEIDEVIFDPTLNMESLYGIEDSLVWKSLISYDIFLKQISPKCKAENVCQLISASDQSNCISAATSPQVSLNQENESEIWTLHKLLEMTQASAVMNNNQQKKSGESQDRILLEDNIPSEQPQETTADDGHLSRLVPHVFISTALLNLAALFSLKSPTPHEFDKEVGHCKHCRSHHHSVSSPKVNASFPRCQKEAAQSMKCSWSQIRSCLRSRKSPENESPLNSDSENSSLPTAFASLPTSCPLTVLPPPLPNYQLNDPVLNIPNSSQSFARLTRYESFSNCSDTDGGTHNRNHVYEKQKENSLAFKVPNFSRSSIRSCSNLVSSSHLRPPGITNLIIHSC